One segment of Streptomyces sp. YIM 121038 DNA contains the following:
- a CDS encoding DUF3099 domain-containing protein: MRKQNDAQVFRITGARQGLADDVRGRQRRYVISMSVRTVSVIAAAVLWNVERHVALVALVLGILLPYVAVVIANAGRENAPSLPSTFVPAPSRPMLATAAPGERSAEPVAEEPPGAAREEPRAPSREQG, from the coding sequence ATGCGGAAGCAGAACGACGCTCAGGTCTTCCGGATCACAGGGGCCAGGCAGGGCCTCGCGGACGACGTGCGGGGACGGCAGCGGCGCTATGTGATCTCGATGTCCGTCCGCACTGTTTCGGTCATTGCCGCCGCGGTCCTCTGGAACGTCGAACGGCACGTCGCGCTCGTCGCGCTGGTGCTCGGAATACTGCTGCCGTACGTCGCGGTGGTGATCGCCAACGCGGGCCGGGAGAACGCGCCTTCGCTTCCGTCAACCTTCGTACCGGCACCGTCGCGGCCGATGCTGGCCACCGCCGCGCCCGGCGAGCGGAGCGCGGAACCCGTCGCGGAAGAGCCGCCCGGGGCCGCCCGCGAGGAGCCCCGGGCGCCGTCACGGGAACAGGGCTGA
- a CDS encoding TldD/PmbA family protein: protein MPHSIDEAFTALPLRALADAALARARALGAEHADFRLERVRSAAWRLRDAKPAASHDTTDLGYAVRVVHGGTWGFASGVDLTMDAAARVASQAVAMAKLSAQVIKAAGSDERVELADEPVHEDRTWVSAYEIDPFSVPDEEKTGLLADWSGRLLAADGVAHVDASLLTVHENKFYADTAGTVTTQQRVRLHPQLTAHAVDESTGEFDSMRTIAPPAGRGWEYLTGTGWDWDGELERIPGQLAEKMRAPSVEPGLYDLVVDPSNLWLTIHESIGHATELDRALGYEAAYAGTSFATFDQLGKLKYGSSLMNVTGDRTAEHGLATIGYDDEGVAAQSWDLVKDGTLVGYQLDRRIARLTGFERSNGCAYADSPAHVPVQRMANVSLKPDPAGLSTDDLISGVERGIYVVGDRSWSIDMQRYNFQFTGQRFYRIENGRLAGQLRDVAYQATTTDFWGSMTAVGGPQTYVLGGAFNCGKAQPGQVAAVSHGCPSALFQGVNILNTTQEAGR from the coding sequence GTGCCTCATTCCATCGATGAAGCCTTCACGGCGCTGCCGCTGCGGGCGCTGGCCGACGCGGCGCTCGCCCGCGCGCGGGCCCTCGGCGCCGAGCACGCGGACTTCCGCCTGGAGCGGGTGCGCAGCGCCGCCTGGCGGCTGCGGGACGCCAAGCCCGCCGCGTCCCACGACACCACGGACCTGGGGTACGCGGTACGGGTGGTGCACGGCGGCACCTGGGGCTTCGCCTCGGGCGTGGATCTGACCATGGACGCGGCGGCGCGCGTCGCGTCCCAGGCCGTGGCGATGGCCAAGCTGTCGGCCCAGGTCATCAAGGCGGCCGGGTCCGACGAACGCGTAGAGCTCGCGGACGAGCCGGTGCACGAGGACCGGACGTGGGTCTCCGCGTACGAGATCGACCCCTTCTCGGTGCCGGACGAGGAGAAGACGGGGCTGCTCGCGGACTGGAGCGGGCGGCTGCTGGCCGCCGACGGGGTCGCGCACGTGGACGCCTCGCTGCTCACCGTCCACGAGAACAAGTTCTACGCGGACACGGCGGGGACGGTCACCACGCAGCAGCGCGTGCGGCTGCACCCGCAGCTGACGGCGCACGCCGTGGACGAGTCGACCGGGGAGTTCGACTCCATGCGGACCATCGCGCCGCCGGCCGGCCGCGGCTGGGAGTATCTGACCGGCACGGGCTGGGACTGGGACGGCGAGCTGGAGCGGATCCCCGGGCAACTGGCCGAGAAGATGCGCGCCCCGAGCGTCGAGCCCGGCCTGTACGACCTGGTGGTCGACCCCTCCAACCTGTGGCTGACCATCCACGAGTCCATCGGCCACGCCACGGAGCTGGACCGCGCCCTCGGCTACGAGGCGGCGTACGCGGGCACCTCCTTCGCCACCTTCGACCAGCTCGGCAAGCTCAAGTACGGCTCGTCGCTGATGAACGTCACGGGCGACCGGACGGCCGAGCACGGCCTCGCGACCATCGGGTACGACGACGAGGGCGTGGCCGCGCAGTCCTGGGACCTGGTCAAGGACGGCACGCTCGTCGGCTACCAGCTGGACCGGCGCATCGCCAGGCTCACCGGCTTCGAGCGCTCCAACGGCTGCGCGTACGCCGACTCCCCCGCCCACGTGCCGGTCCAGCGCATGGCGAACGTCTCGCTCAAGCCGGATCCGGCGGGCCTGTCCACGGACGACCTGATCAGCGGCGTGGAGCGCGGCATCTACGTGGTCGGCGACCGGTCGTGGTCCATCGACATGCAGCGGTACAACTTCCAGTTCACCGGCCAGCGCTTCTACCGGATCGAGAACGGGCGGCTCGCCGGGCAGCTGCGCGACGTCGCCTACCAGGCGACCACCACCGACTTCTGGGGCTCGATGACGGCCGTCGGCGGCCCGCAGACGTACGTCCTCGGCGGCGCCTTCAACTGCGGCAAGGCCCAGCCGGGCCAGGTCGCCGCCGTCTCCCACGGCTGCCCCTCCGCCCTCTTCCAGGGCGTCAACATCCTCAACACCACCCAGGAGGCCGGGCGATGA
- a CDS encoding GlsB/YeaQ/YmgE family stress response membrane protein, whose amino-acid sequence MGWLWAIIVGFVLGLLAKAILPGKQHSPLWLTTVFGIIGGVLGNWMAAGFGIDETKGIDWGRHALQLGAALVVVAVGDMLYKAVKGNRQTT is encoded by the coding sequence ATGGGCTGGTTGTGGGCGATCATCGTGGGCTTCGTGCTCGGTCTGCTCGCCAAGGCGATCCTGCCGGGGAAACAGCACAGTCCGCTCTGGCTGACGACCGTGTTCGGCATCATCGGCGGCGTGCTCGGAAACTGGATGGCCGCGGGATTCGGCATCGACGAGACCAAGGGCATCGACTGGGGGCGGCACGCGCTCCAGCTCGGCGCGGCGCTCGTGGTCGTGGCGGTCGGCGACATGCTGTACAAGGCCGTCAAGGGCAACAGACAGACGACCTGA
- the tyrS gene encoding tyrosine--tRNA ligase — protein MTDIVDELKWRGLFSQSTDEEALRKALADGPVTFYCGFDPTAASLHVGHLVQVLTVRRLQLAGHRPLALVGGATGQIGDPRPTAERTLNDPETVAGWVSRLRAQIEPFLSFEGENAALMVNNLDWTAGLSAIEFLRDIGKHFRVNKMLTKESVARRLESQEGISYTEFSYQLLQGMDFLELYRRHGCVLQTGGSDQWGNLTAGIDLIHRLAPEATVHAIATPLMTKADGTKFGKTEGGAVWLDPEMTTPYAFYQFWLNVDDRDISRYLRILSFKSREELEELERQTEERPQARAAQRALAEELTTLVHGADQCAAVIAASKALFGQGDLGDLDAATLAAALSELPRVEVAELGPVVDLLAEVGLVASKSAARRTVKEGGAYVNNVKVPSEDAVPAREDLLHGRWLVLRRGKKNLAAVEVTG, from the coding sequence GTGACGGACATCGTCGACGAGCTGAAGTGGCGGGGACTGTTCTCCCAGTCCACCGACGAAGAGGCACTGCGCAAGGCGCTCGCGGACGGTCCCGTCACGTTCTATTGCGGCTTCGACCCGACCGCGGCCAGCCTGCACGTCGGGCATCTGGTGCAGGTCCTGACCGTGCGCCGCCTCCAGCTCGCGGGCCACCGCCCGCTGGCCCTGGTGGGCGGCGCCACGGGCCAGATCGGCGACCCCCGCCCGACGGCCGAGCGCACCCTGAACGACCCGGAGACGGTCGCGGGCTGGGTGAGCCGGCTGCGGGCGCAGATCGAGCCCTTCCTGTCCTTCGAGGGCGAGAACGCCGCGCTGATGGTGAACAACCTGGACTGGACCGCGGGCCTGTCCGCGATCGAGTTCCTGCGGGACATCGGCAAGCACTTCCGCGTGAACAAGATGCTCACCAAGGAGTCCGTGGCCCGCCGCCTGGAGTCGCAGGAGGGCATCAGCTACACCGAATTCAGCTACCAGCTGCTCCAGGGCATGGACTTCCTGGAGCTGTACCGGCGCCACGGCTGTGTGCTCCAGACCGGCGGCTCCGACCAGTGGGGCAACCTCACGGCGGGCATCGACCTGATCCACCGCCTGGCGCCGGAGGCGACGGTGCACGCCATCGCCACGCCGCTGATGACGAAGGCGGACGGCACCAAGTTCGGCAAGACCGAGGGCGGCGCCGTCTGGCTCGACCCGGAGATGACGACGCCGTACGCGTTCTACCAGTTCTGGCTGAACGTGGACGACCGGGACATCTCCCGCTACCTGCGCATCCTGTCCTTCAAGTCCCGCGAGGAACTGGAGGAGCTCGAGCGGCAGACCGAGGAGCGCCCGCAGGCACGCGCCGCGCAGCGGGCGCTCGCCGAGGAGCTGACGACCCTGGTGCACGGCGCCGACCAGTGCGCCGCCGTGATCGCCGCGTCGAAGGCCCTCTTCGGCCAGGGCGACCTCGGTGACCTGGACGCGGCGACGCTGGCCGCGGCGCTCTCCGAGCTGCCGCGCGTCGAGGTCGCCGAGCTGGGCCCGGTCGTGGACCTGCTCGCCGAGGTCGGCCTGGTGGCGAGCAAGTCGGCCGCGCGCCGCACGGTCAAGGAGGGCGGTGCCTACGTGAACAACGTGAAGGTGCCGTCCGAGGACGCCGTCCCGGCCCGCGAGGACCTGCTGCACGGGCGCTGGCTGGTGCTGCGCCGGGGCAAGAAGAACCTGGCGGCGGTGGAGGTCACCGGCTGA
- the moaA gene encoding GTP 3',8-cyclase MoaA, whose protein sequence is MLIDTYGRVATDLRVSLTDRCNLRCTYCMPEEGLQWLAKPDLLTDDEIVRLVRIAVTRLGIEEIRFTGGEPLLRPGLVGIVERCAALEPRPRMSLTTNGIGLKRTAAALKAAGLDRVNVSLDTLRPDVFKTLTRRDRHHDVLEGLEAARAAGLTPVKVNTVLMPGLNDDEAPDLLAWAVEHDYELRFIEQMPLDAQHGWKREGMITAGDILASLRTRFDLTEEGSEQRGSAPAERWLVDGGPHRVGVIASVTRPFCAACDRTRLTADGQVRTCLFATEETDLRAALRAADSTDEEIARIWKLAMWGKKAGSGLDDPAFLQPERPMSAIGG, encoded by the coding sequence GTGCTCATCGACACGTACGGCCGAGTGGCCACCGATCTGCGGGTTTCACTGACCGACCGGTGCAATCTGCGGTGCACGTACTGCATGCCGGAGGAAGGCCTGCAGTGGCTGGCCAAACCCGACCTCCTCACCGACGACGAGATCGTCCGTCTGGTCCGCATAGCCGTCACCCGCCTCGGCATCGAGGAGATCCGCTTCACCGGCGGCGAGCCGCTGCTTCGCCCCGGCCTCGTCGGCATCGTCGAGCGCTGCGCCGCCCTGGAGCCGCGCCCCAGGATGTCCCTGACGACCAACGGCATCGGCCTCAAGCGCACCGCCGCGGCCCTCAAGGCCGCCGGTCTCGACCGGGTCAACGTCTCCCTGGACACCCTGCGCCCGGACGTCTTCAAGACCCTCACCCGGCGCGACCGCCACCACGACGTCCTCGAAGGACTCGAAGCGGCCCGCGCGGCGGGCCTGACCCCCGTGAAGGTCAACACGGTCCTGATGCCGGGGCTCAATGACGACGAGGCCCCCGACCTGCTGGCCTGGGCCGTCGAGCACGACTACGAACTGCGCTTCATCGAGCAGATGCCCCTGGACGCCCAGCACGGCTGGAAGCGCGAGGGCATGATCACGGCCGGTGACATCCTGGCCTCGCTGCGCACCCGCTTCGACCTCACCGAGGAGGGTTCCGAGCAGCGCGGCTCCGCGCCCGCGGAGCGCTGGCTCGTCGACGGCGGCCCGCACCGCGTCGGTGTGATCGCCTCCGTCACGCGCCCCTTCTGCGCGGCCTGCGACCGCACCCGGCTCACCGCCGACGGACAGGTCCGCACCTGTCTGTTCGCCACGGAGGAGACCGATCTGCGGGCCGCCCTGCGCGCGGCGGACAGTACGGACGAGGAGATCGCCCGCATCTGGAAGCTCGCGATGTGGGGCAAAAAGGCGGGATCAGGTCTGGACGATCCGGCGTTCCTCCAGCCCGAGCGCCCCATGTCGGCGATCGGCGGCTGA
- a CDS encoding cation acetate symporter, giving the protein MNTPIASTATAFPEARSTVLAASQASEHRPLIITLFAIFVVATLVITVWAGRQTKSAADFYAGGRQFTGFQNGLAVSGDYMSAASFLGIAGAIALFGYDGFLYSIGFLVAWLVALLLVAEPLRNSGRYTMGDVLAFRMRQRPVRTAAGTSTIVVSIFYLLAQMAGAGVLVSLLLGITSDGGKVGIVALVGVLMIVYVTIGGMKGTTWVQMVKAVLLIAGALLLTFLVLLKFDFNISDLLGTAAENSGKGAPFLEPGLKYGATSTSKLDFISLGIALVLGTAGLPHILIRFYTVPTAKAARKSVNWAIGIIGAFYLMTIALGFGAAALISPKEITDSNPAGNTAAPLLALHLGGTDSNWGAILLATISAVAFATILAVVAGLTLASSSSFAHDIYANVIKKGKADEKEEVRAARWATVFIGIVSIGLGALARDLNVAGLVALAFAVAASANLPTILYSLFWKRFTTQGALWSIYGGLTTAVVLVLFSPVVSGNEKTSMFKGVDFHWFPLENPGLISIPVGFLLGWLGTMLSKEEPDKDKYAELEVRSLTGTGAH; this is encoded by the coding sequence GTGAACACCCCGATCGCCTCGACCGCCACGGCCTTCCCCGAGGCCCGCTCCACCGTGCTCGCCGCCAGCCAGGCCAGCGAGCACCGCCCGCTGATCATCACGCTGTTCGCGATCTTCGTCGTCGCCACCCTCGTCATCACCGTGTGGGCGGGCCGCCAGACCAAGAGCGCCGCGGACTTCTACGCCGGCGGACGGCAGTTCACCGGCTTCCAGAACGGCCTCGCCGTCTCCGGCGACTACATGTCCGCCGCGTCCTTCCTCGGCATCGCGGGCGCCATCGCCCTGTTCGGCTACGACGGCTTCCTGTACTCCATCGGCTTCCTGGTCGCCTGGCTGGTGGCGCTCCTGCTCGTCGCCGAGCCGCTGCGCAACTCCGGGCGCTACACCATGGGCGACGTCCTCGCCTTCCGCATGCGCCAGCGCCCGGTGCGCACCGCGGCCGGCACCTCCACCATCGTCGTGTCGATCTTCTATCTGCTCGCGCAGATGGCGGGCGCGGGCGTCCTGGTCTCGCTGCTCCTCGGCATCACCAGCGACGGCGGCAAGGTCGGCATCGTCGCGCTCGTCGGCGTCCTGATGATCGTGTACGTCACCATCGGCGGCATGAAGGGCACCACCTGGGTGCAGATGGTCAAGGCCGTCCTGCTCATCGCGGGCGCGCTCCTGCTGACCTTCCTGGTCCTGCTGAAGTTCGACTTCAACATCTCCGACCTGCTCGGCACCGCCGCCGAGAACAGCGGCAAGGGCGCGCCCTTCCTGGAGCCCGGCCTCAAGTACGGCGCCACGTCGACGTCCAAGCTGGACTTCATCTCGCTCGGCATCGCCCTGGTGCTCGGCACCGCGGGCCTGCCGCACATCCTCATCCGCTTCTACACGGTGCCCACGGCCAAGGCCGCCCGGAAGTCCGTGAACTGGGCCATCGGCATCATCGGCGCCTTCTACCTGATGACGATCGCCCTCGGCTTCGGCGCCGCGGCCCTGATCAGCCCCAAGGAGATCACCGACTCCAACCCGGCGGGCAACACGGCGGCGCCCCTGCTCGCCCTGCATCTGGGAGGCACCGACTCCAACTGGGGCGCGATCCTGCTCGCCACGATCTCCGCCGTCGCGTTCGCCACCATCCTCGCGGTCGTCGCGGGCCTCACGCTCGCCTCGTCCTCGTCGTTCGCGCACGACATCTACGCCAACGTGATCAAGAAGGGCAAGGCCGACGAGAAGGAGGAGGTCAGGGCCGCCCGCTGGGCGACGGTCTTCATCGGCATCGTCTCCATCGGCCTCGGCGCGCTCGCCCGCGACCTGAACGTGGCGGGCCTGGTGGCCCTCGCCTTCGCCGTCGCCGCGTCCGCGAACCTGCCGACGATCCTCTACAGCCTGTTCTGGAAGCGGTTCACCACCCAGGGCGCCCTGTGGTCGATCTACGGCGGTCTGACCACCGCCGTCGTCCTGGTGCTCTTCTCGCCCGTGGTGTCGGGCAACGAGAAGACCTCCATGTTCAAGGGCGTCGACTTCCACTGGTTCCCGCTGGAGAACCCGGGCCTCATCTCCATCCCGGTGGGCTTCCTGCTCGGCTGGCTCGGCACGATGCTCTCCAAGGAGGAGCCCGACAAGGACAAGTACGCGGAGCTGGAGGTGCGCTCCCTCACGGGCACCGGCGCCCACTGA
- a CDS encoding S8 family serine peptidase: protein MAHLRSSRPSRSRRLALAVPLGVALAAAVGFGPGAAAAPLDNPGPAAARAVEAPAAGKLAYVVNTRTDAKTIAAVKKAIARADGTVVVTYRKIGVIVAHSANPDFGKQLRAVRGVQSAGATRTAPLTAAGTTEEGAPTFLSKEQVRQAKSGGQKAGSGRGAAEPLEADQWDLRAIGADKAAQIDPGSKKVTVGVIDTGVDDTHPDLAPSFSAKQSASCVGGKADTSPGAWRPAKKEHYHGTHVAGEIAAARNGIGVAGVAPGVKVAGIKVADPVSELFYPESVVCAFVFAADNGIEITNNSYYVDPWLYNCKDDPDQRAILDAVNRAQLYAQRKGTLNLASAGNSNHDLDADEIVDESSPDDSTPVKRTIDPHKCLDVPTQLPGVVTVSATGVYKAKSYYSTYGNGVVDIAAPGGDRRYQKPTDTPSKDGGILSTMPGGEYAWLQGTSMASPHAAGVAALLKSTHPKASPAQLQKLLKKQADNPGCPDKPYDPDGDGKVDAVCKGDKNRNGFYGYGIVDALDAVTKK, encoded by the coding sequence ATGGCTCATCTGCGCTCCTCGCGCCCGTCCCGCTCCAGACGGCTCGCGCTCGCCGTGCCGCTCGGTGTCGCCCTCGCCGCGGCTGTCGGCTTCGGCCCGGGCGCGGCGGCGGCCCCGCTCGACAACCCGGGGCCGGCCGCGGCGCGGGCCGTCGAGGCGCCCGCGGCGGGCAAGCTGGCGTACGTCGTGAACACCCGCACCGACGCCAAGACCATCGCCGCCGTGAAGAAGGCGATCGCCAGGGCCGACGGCACGGTCGTCGTGACGTACCGGAAGATCGGCGTGATCGTCGCGCACTCGGCCAACCCGGACTTCGGCAAGCAGCTGCGGGCGGTGCGCGGCGTGCAGTCCGCGGGCGCCACCCGCACGGCCCCGCTGACGGCGGCCGGGACGACCGAGGAGGGCGCGCCCACCTTCCTGTCCAAGGAGCAGGTGAGGCAGGCCAAGTCGGGCGGGCAGAAGGCCGGTTCCGGCAGGGGTGCCGCCGAGCCGCTGGAAGCCGACCAGTGGGACCTGCGGGCCATCGGCGCCGACAAGGCCGCGCAGATCGACCCGGGCAGCAAGAAGGTCACCGTCGGCGTCATCGACACCGGCGTCGACGACACCCACCCCGACCTGGCGCCCAGCTTCTCCGCCAAGCAGTCGGCGAGCTGTGTCGGCGGCAAGGCCGACACCTCGCCCGGCGCCTGGCGTCCGGCGAAGAAGGAGCACTACCACGGCACGCACGTGGCGGGCGAGATAGCCGCGGCCCGCAACGGCATAGGCGTCGCCGGGGTGGCACCCGGCGTCAAGGTCGCGGGCATCAAGGTGGCCGACCCGGTCAGCGAGCTGTTCTACCCGGAGAGCGTCGTCTGCGCCTTCGTGTTCGCCGCCGACAACGGCATCGAGATCACCAACAACAGCTACTACGTGGACCCGTGGCTGTACAACTGCAAGGACGACCCGGACCAGCGGGCCATCCTCGACGCGGTCAACCGGGCCCAGCTCTACGCCCAGCGCAAGGGCACCCTGAACCTCGCCTCCGCGGGCAACTCCAACCACGACCTGGACGCGGACGAGATCGTCGACGAGTCGAGCCCCGACGACTCCACCCCGGTCAAGCGCACCATCGACCCGCACAAGTGCCTCGACGTGCCCACCCAGCTCCCGGGCGTCGTCACGGTCAGCGCGACCGGCGTGTACAAGGCCAAGTCGTACTACTCGACGTACGGCAACGGCGTCGTCGACATCGCGGCCCCCGGCGGTGACCGCCGCTACCAGAAGCCGACCGACACCCCCTCGAAGGACGGCGGCATCCTCTCCACGATGCCGGGCGGCGAGTACGCCTGGCTGCAGGGCACCTCGATGGCCTCGCCGCACGCCGCGGGCGTCGCCGCCCTGCTGAAGTCCACGCACCCCAAGGCGAGCCCGGCCCAGCTCCAGAAGCTCCTCAAGAAGCAGGCGGACAACCCGGGCTGCCCGGACAAGCCGTACGACCCGGACGGTGACGGCAAGGTCGACGCCGTCTGCAAGGGCGACAAGAACCGCAACGGCTTCTACGGCTACGGAATCGTCGACGCCCTCGACGCCGTGACGAAGAAGTGA
- a CDS encoding DUF485 domain-containing protein, which yields MATDATPPSKGGPEPTRSVPSTEEYVEVQQSAEFAELRAAHRSFAFPLTIAFITWYLVYVLLSNYAGGFMGTKVVGNINIALVLGLAQFLTTFLIAWWYSRHAATKLDPRADAIKSRMEGGA from the coding sequence GTGGCCACCGACGCAACCCCACCGTCGAAGGGCGGCCCAGAACCCACCCGCTCGGTGCCCTCCACCGAGGAGTACGTCGAGGTGCAGCAGAGCGCGGAGTTCGCCGAACTGCGCGCCGCGCACCGCTCGTTCGCGTTCCCCCTCACCATCGCGTTCATCACCTGGTACCTCGTGTACGTCCTCCTCTCGAACTACGCCGGTGGCTTCATGGGCACCAAGGTGGTCGGCAACATCAACATCGCGCTCGTGCTCGGGCTCGCCCAGTTCCTCACCACCTTCCTCATCGCCTGGTGGTACTCGCGGCACGCCGCCACCAAGCTCGACCCGCGCGCGGACGCCATCAAGTCCCGGATGGAGGGCGGCGCGTGA
- a CDS encoding TldD/PmbA family protein, which produces MSPRTSKPHEIVERALELSTADGCVVIADEESTANLRWAGNALTTNGVTRGRTLTVIATVDGAKGTASGVVSRSAVTGDDLEPLVRAAEAAARAAGPAEDAQPLVTGAPAAPDFTDGPAETSSAVFADFAPALGEAFARARAGGRELYGFANHELTSSYLGTSTGLRLRHDQPSGTLELNAKSPDRTRSAWAGRATRDFKDVDPAALDEELAQRLAWARRRVELPAGRYETLLPPTAVADLLIYQLWSSAARDAAEGRTVFSKAGGGTRVGERLTPLPLTLRSDPHEPGLEAAPFVLAHASGDDASAFDNGLPLTPTDWVRDGELRHLITTRHSAALTGLPVAPAIDNLILEGGSDRSLEEMVAATERGLLLTCLWYIREVDPATLLLTGLTRDGVYLVENGEVVGEVNNFRFNESPVDLLSRASEAGRTEKTLPREWGDYFTRAAMPALRVPDFNMSSVSQGV; this is translated from the coding sequence ATGAGCCCTCGTACGAGCAAGCCGCACGAGATCGTCGAGCGGGCCCTGGAGCTGTCGACCGCCGACGGCTGTGTGGTGATCGCCGACGAGGAGTCGACGGCGAACCTGCGCTGGGCGGGCAACGCCCTGACCACCAACGGCGTCACCCGGGGCCGCACCCTCACCGTCATCGCCACGGTCGACGGGGCCAAGGGCACCGCGTCCGGCGTCGTCTCGCGCTCGGCCGTGACCGGGGACGACCTGGAGCCGCTGGTGCGGGCCGCCGAGGCCGCGGCGCGCGCGGCCGGGCCCGCCGAGGACGCGCAGCCCCTGGTGACCGGCGCCCCGGCGGCCCCGGACTTCACGGACGGGCCCGCCGAGACGTCCTCGGCCGTCTTCGCGGACTTCGCGCCCGCCCTCGGCGAGGCCTTCGCCCGCGCCCGGGCGGGCGGCCGCGAGCTGTACGGCTTCGCCAACCACGAGCTGACCTCCAGCTACCTGGGCACGTCGACGGGTCTGCGGCTGCGCCACGACCAGCCGAGCGGCACCCTGGAGCTGAACGCGAAGTCCCCGGACCGCACCCGTTCGGCCTGGGCGGGCCGGGCCACGCGCGACTTCAAGGACGTCGACCCGGCGGCGCTCGACGAGGAACTGGCCCAGCGCCTGGCCTGGGCGCGGCGGCGCGTGGAGCTGCCCGCGGGGCGGTACGAGACGCTGCTCCCGCCCACGGCGGTCGCCGACCTGCTGATCTACCAGCTGTGGTCGTCGGCGGCCCGGGACGCGGCGGAGGGCCGCACGGTGTTCTCCAAGGCGGGCGGCGGCACCCGCGTCGGCGAGCGGCTCACCCCGCTGCCCCTGACGCTGCGCAGCGACCCGCACGAGCCGGGCCTGGAGGCGGCGCCCTTCGTGCTCGCGCACGCCTCGGGCGACGACGCGTCGGCCTTCGACAACGGCCTGCCGCTCACCCCCACCGACTGGGTGCGCGACGGTGAGCTGCGGCACCTGATCACCACCCGGCACAGCGCCGCCCTGACCGGTCTGCCGGTGGCCCCGGCGATCGACAACCTCATCCTGGAGGGCGGCTCGGACCGCTCCCTGGAGGAGATGGTGGCGGCCACCGAGCGCGGCCTACTGCTGACCTGCCTGTGGTACATCCGCGAGGTCGACCCGGCGACGCTGCTGCTCACGGGCCTGACCCGGGACGGCGTGTACCTGGTGGAGAACGGCGAGGTGGTGGGCGAGGTGAACAACTTCCGGTTCAACGAGTCGCCCGTGGACCTGCTGTCGCGGGCCAGTGAGGCGGGCCGGACGGAGAAGACGCTGCCGCGCGAGTGGGGCGACTACTTCACCCGGGCGGCCATGCCCGCGCTGCGGGTCCCGGATTTCAATATGAGTTCGGTCAGCCAGGGCGTATAA